One Misgurnus anguillicaudatus chromosome 20, ASM2758022v2, whole genome shotgun sequence DNA segment encodes these proteins:
- the sgo1 gene encoding shugoshin 1 isoform X1 translates to MARERVAQKKSFQQSLDDIKDKMKEKRNKRLASALAASRGLSKLKNKNTATVKPFVLKSVQVNNKALALALQTEKEKVRQAQGVILQLKKERQALFFHLLMLKKTLRDRGAIENAQISPLSPSQPHPTNPRPVHVVNADIQDHHPEEPHVEPSVTAGTMAVSGCRGDRQVSLPPTVGTRRKRRSENVRRRSARFDSAFEEKRVTDELEPSEEKQEDFIDNKQMARLSAPLEDVCNEEAEQKLPEQKTEQNSKACVPDSLNMNVDSEISELPVVQKKPKRKPAQAAPRVKPERGRKPDRAPLKKPWENTKPRARSKSRDRSQSRARVAPAPSDRLNSSLGGNDTFDFDCEEAVHLTPFKAVNKAVEKPSPGPSVTEEAQPHPVAMETNDSSSESEPDADDSPYVPKRKSRKTRSPPPRRARSKRRSVNRGKENISHNCAEREHTEQHRTEIADAGLHLSDAPDTDPLPPVSPVCVLPENFSQSDAGQEISQAAPFEVAIESLIPVTPGEEAELMMIDSPIFDFPKCPINSSDQENKMPLVMNKGRRKGGLVVRSFLGIGLSDVTNLSPAAYQNPVSAQSTPQDSTRKRRCTSTVNYKEPSISSKLRRGDKFTDTQFLRSPIFKQKPTSRRSSIKKMEKYNESFVGCR, encoded by the exons ATGGCTCGGGAGCGGGTGGCGCAGAAGAAGTCTTTCCAGCAAAGTCTGGATGATATCAAGGACAAAATGAAGGAGAAAAGAAACAAGCGTCTGGCTAGCGCTTTAGCAGCTAGCCGTGGCCTGTCAAAGCTAAAGAACAAAAACACAG CTACAGTGAagccgtttgtgctgaagagcGTCCAGGTGAATAACAAAGCTCTTGCATTGGCTCTgcagacagagaaagagaaggTACGGCAAGCACAAGGGGTCATTCTgcagctgaagaaagaaagacaggcACTCTTCTTTCACCTGCTGATGCTAAAGAAAACCCTGAGAGACCGGGGAGCCATTGAAAATGCTCAG ATTTCTCCTTTAAGTCCATCTCAACCTCACCCTACTAATCCTAG GCCAGTACACGTGGTTAACGCTGACATTCAGGATCATCACCCAGAAGAACCCCATGTGGAGCCATCTGTTACTGCAGGCACTA TGGCTGTTTCTGGTTGTCGTGGTGACAGACAGGTTTCATTGCCTCCCACAGTAGGAACAAGAAGAAAGAGGCGCTCCGAAAACGTACGTAGACGGAGTGCACGTTTTGACTCCGCTTTTGAAGAAAAGCGTGTCACGGATGAGTTGGAACCCTCTGAAGAGAAACAAGAAGACTTTATTGACAACAAACAAATGGCAAGGCTTAGCGCTCCATTGGAGGATGTTTGTAACGAAGAGGCGGAACAAAAATTGCCTGAACAGAAAACGGAGCAGAACTCTAAGGCCTGTGTGCCTGACAGTCTTAACATGAATGTAGACTCTGAGATTTCTGAGCTTCCAGTGGTTCAGAAGAAACCCAAAAGGAAACCCGCCCAAGCGGCCCCTCGAGTCAAACCAGAGAGGGGGCGTAAACCAGACAGAGCCCCGTTGAAGAAGCCGTGGGAAAACACCAAACCAAGAGCTCGCTCCAAAAGCCGAGACCGCTCGCAGAGTCGTGCAAGAGTTGCTCCCGCACCTTCCGATCGGCTCAACTCCTCATTGGGTGGCAATGACACATTTGACTTTGACTGTGAGGAGGCAGTACATCTAACACCTTTCAAAGCAGTCAACAAAGCTGTTGAAAAACCATCACCGGGACCTTCGGTTACAGAGGAGGCCCAGCCCCATCCTGTTGCGATGGAGACCAACGACAGTTCCTCGGAAAGCGAGCCGGATGCAGACGATAGCCCGTACGTACCAAAGAGGAAATCAAGAAAAACTCGGAGTCCTCCACCCAGACGTGCTCGCTCCAAAAGACGCAGTGTTAACCGGGGGAAAGAAAATATCTCGCATAACTGTGCCGAAAGGGAGCACACGG AACAACACAGGACTGAAATTGCAGATGCTGGCTTACATCTATCAGATGCTCCTGATACAGACCCTCTGCCCCCAGTATCACCAGTCTGTGTTCTTCCAGAGaatttcagccaatcagatgcaGGCCAAGAGATCAGCCAAG CAGCACCTTTTGAAGTGGCGATAGAGTCTCTGATCCCTGTTACTCCTGGTGAAGAGGCAGAACTTATGATGATTGACAGCCCAATATTTGATTTTCCCAAGTGTCCTATCAACTCATCTGATCAGGAGAATAAAATGCCTTTGGTGATGAATAAGGGCAGAAGAAAGG GTGGGCTGGTGGTTCGCTCATTTCTGGGCATAGGTTTGAGTGATGTCACAAATCTCTCCCCTGCAGCCTATCAGAATCCTGTATCTGCTCAAAGCACCCCTCAAGACTCCACTCGTAAGCGCCGTTGCACGAGCACCGTCAACTACAAAGAGCCATCCATCAGCTC AAAACTTAGACGTGGGGACAAATTCACAGACACCCAGTTCCTCCGGTCTCCTATATTTAAACAGAAGCCCACGTCCCGTCGAAGTTCAATTAAAAAGATGGAAAAGTACAACGAGTCTTTTGTGGGCTGTCGTTAA
- the sgo1 gene encoding shugoshin 1 isoform X2: MARERVAQKKSFQQSLDDIKDKMKEKRNKRLASALAASRGLSKLKNKNTATVKPFVLKSVQVNNKALALALQTEKEKVRQAQGVILQLKKERQALFFHLLMLKKTLRDRGAIENAQISPLSPSQPHPTNPRPVHVVNADIQDHHPEEPHVEPSVTAGTMAVSGCRGDRQVSLPPTVGTRRKRRSENVRRRSARFDSAFEEKRVTDELEPSEEKQEDFIDNKQMARLSAPLEDVCNEEAEQKLPEQKTEQNSKACVPDSLNMNVDSEISELPVVQKKPKRKPAQAAPRVKPERGRKPDRAPLKKPWENTKPRARSKSRDRSQSRARVAPAPSDRLNSSLGGNDTFDFDCEEAVHLTPFKAVNKAVEKPSPGPSVTEEAQPHPVAMETNDSSSESEPDADDSPYVPKRKSRKTRSPPPRRARSKRRSVNRGKENISHNCAEREHTEQHRTEIADAGLHLSDAPDTDPLPPVSPVCVLPENFSQSDAGQEISQAPFEVAIESLIPVTPGEEAELMMIDSPIFDFPKCPINSSDQENKMPLVMNKGRRKGGLVVRSFLGIGLSDVTNLSPAAYQNPVSAQSTPQDSTRKRRCTSTVNYKEPSISSKLRRGDKFTDTQFLRSPIFKQKPTSRRSSIKKMEKYNESFVGCR, translated from the exons ATGGCTCGGGAGCGGGTGGCGCAGAAGAAGTCTTTCCAGCAAAGTCTGGATGATATCAAGGACAAAATGAAGGAGAAAAGAAACAAGCGTCTGGCTAGCGCTTTAGCAGCTAGCCGTGGCCTGTCAAAGCTAAAGAACAAAAACACAG CTACAGTGAagccgtttgtgctgaagagcGTCCAGGTGAATAACAAAGCTCTTGCATTGGCTCTgcagacagagaaagagaaggTACGGCAAGCACAAGGGGTCATTCTgcagctgaagaaagaaagacaggcACTCTTCTTTCACCTGCTGATGCTAAAGAAAACCCTGAGAGACCGGGGAGCCATTGAAAATGCTCAG ATTTCTCCTTTAAGTCCATCTCAACCTCACCCTACTAATCCTAG GCCAGTACACGTGGTTAACGCTGACATTCAGGATCATCACCCAGAAGAACCCCATGTGGAGCCATCTGTTACTGCAGGCACTA TGGCTGTTTCTGGTTGTCGTGGTGACAGACAGGTTTCATTGCCTCCCACAGTAGGAACAAGAAGAAAGAGGCGCTCCGAAAACGTACGTAGACGGAGTGCACGTTTTGACTCCGCTTTTGAAGAAAAGCGTGTCACGGATGAGTTGGAACCCTCTGAAGAGAAACAAGAAGACTTTATTGACAACAAACAAATGGCAAGGCTTAGCGCTCCATTGGAGGATGTTTGTAACGAAGAGGCGGAACAAAAATTGCCTGAACAGAAAACGGAGCAGAACTCTAAGGCCTGTGTGCCTGACAGTCTTAACATGAATGTAGACTCTGAGATTTCTGAGCTTCCAGTGGTTCAGAAGAAACCCAAAAGGAAACCCGCCCAAGCGGCCCCTCGAGTCAAACCAGAGAGGGGGCGTAAACCAGACAGAGCCCCGTTGAAGAAGCCGTGGGAAAACACCAAACCAAGAGCTCGCTCCAAAAGCCGAGACCGCTCGCAGAGTCGTGCAAGAGTTGCTCCCGCACCTTCCGATCGGCTCAACTCCTCATTGGGTGGCAATGACACATTTGACTTTGACTGTGAGGAGGCAGTACATCTAACACCTTTCAAAGCAGTCAACAAAGCTGTTGAAAAACCATCACCGGGACCTTCGGTTACAGAGGAGGCCCAGCCCCATCCTGTTGCGATGGAGACCAACGACAGTTCCTCGGAAAGCGAGCCGGATGCAGACGATAGCCCGTACGTACCAAAGAGGAAATCAAGAAAAACTCGGAGTCCTCCACCCAGACGTGCTCGCTCCAAAAGACGCAGTGTTAACCGGGGGAAAGAAAATATCTCGCATAACTGTGCCGAAAGGGAGCACACGG AACAACACAGGACTGAAATTGCAGATGCTGGCTTACATCTATCAGATGCTCCTGATACAGACCCTCTGCCCCCAGTATCACCAGTCTGTGTTCTTCCAGAGaatttcagccaatcagatgcaGGCCAAGAGATCAGCCAAG CACCTTTTGAAGTGGCGATAGAGTCTCTGATCCCTGTTACTCCTGGTGAAGAGGCAGAACTTATGATGATTGACAGCCCAATATTTGATTTTCCCAAGTGTCCTATCAACTCATCTGATCAGGAGAATAAAATGCCTTTGGTGATGAATAAGGGCAGAAGAAAGG GTGGGCTGGTGGTTCGCTCATTTCTGGGCATAGGTTTGAGTGATGTCACAAATCTCTCCCCTGCAGCCTATCAGAATCCTGTATCTGCTCAAAGCACCCCTCAAGACTCCACTCGTAAGCGCCGTTGCACGAGCACCGTCAACTACAAAGAGCCATCCATCAGCTC AAAACTTAGACGTGGGGACAAATTCACAGACACCCAGTTCCTCCGGTCTCCTATATTTAAACAGAAGCCCACGTCCCGTCGAAGTTCAATTAAAAAGATGGAAAAGTACAACGAGTCTTTTGTGGGCTGTCGTTAA
- the sgo1 gene encoding shugoshin 1 isoform X3 has translation MARERVAQKKSFQQSLDDIKDKMKEKRNKRLASALAASRGLSKLKNKNTATVKPFVLKSVQVNNKALALALQTEKEKVRQAQGVILQLKKERQALFFHLLMLKKTLRDRGAIENAQISPLSPSQPHPTNPRPVHVVNADIQDHHPEEPHVEPSVTAGTMAVSGCRGDRQVSLPPTVGTRRKRRSENVRRRSARFDSAFEEKRVTDELEPSEEKQEDFIDNKQMARLSAPLEDVCNEEAEQKLPEQKTEQNSKACVPDSLNMNVDSEISELPVVQKKPKRKPAQAAPRVKPERGRKPDRAPLKKPWENTKPRARSKSRDRSQSRARVAPAPSDRLNSSLGGNDTFDFDCEEAVHLTPFKAVNKAVEKPSPGPSVTEEAQPHPVAMETNDSSSESEPDADDSPYVPKRKSRKTRSPPPRRARSKRRSVNRGKENISHNCAEREHTEQHRTEIADAGLHLSDAPDTDPLPPVSPVCVLPENFSQSDAGQEISQAAPFEVAIESLIPVTPGEEAELMMIDSPIFDFPKCPINSSDQENKMPLVMNKGRRKAYQNPVSAQSTPQDSTRKRRCTSTVNYKEPSISSKLRRGDKFTDTQFLRSPIFKQKPTSRRSSIKKMEKYNESFVGCR, from the exons ATGGCTCGGGAGCGGGTGGCGCAGAAGAAGTCTTTCCAGCAAAGTCTGGATGATATCAAGGACAAAATGAAGGAGAAAAGAAACAAGCGTCTGGCTAGCGCTTTAGCAGCTAGCCGTGGCCTGTCAAAGCTAAAGAACAAAAACACAG CTACAGTGAagccgtttgtgctgaagagcGTCCAGGTGAATAACAAAGCTCTTGCATTGGCTCTgcagacagagaaagagaaggTACGGCAAGCACAAGGGGTCATTCTgcagctgaagaaagaaagacaggcACTCTTCTTTCACCTGCTGATGCTAAAGAAAACCCTGAGAGACCGGGGAGCCATTGAAAATGCTCAG ATTTCTCCTTTAAGTCCATCTCAACCTCACCCTACTAATCCTAG GCCAGTACACGTGGTTAACGCTGACATTCAGGATCATCACCCAGAAGAACCCCATGTGGAGCCATCTGTTACTGCAGGCACTA TGGCTGTTTCTGGTTGTCGTGGTGACAGACAGGTTTCATTGCCTCCCACAGTAGGAACAAGAAGAAAGAGGCGCTCCGAAAACGTACGTAGACGGAGTGCACGTTTTGACTCCGCTTTTGAAGAAAAGCGTGTCACGGATGAGTTGGAACCCTCTGAAGAGAAACAAGAAGACTTTATTGACAACAAACAAATGGCAAGGCTTAGCGCTCCATTGGAGGATGTTTGTAACGAAGAGGCGGAACAAAAATTGCCTGAACAGAAAACGGAGCAGAACTCTAAGGCCTGTGTGCCTGACAGTCTTAACATGAATGTAGACTCTGAGATTTCTGAGCTTCCAGTGGTTCAGAAGAAACCCAAAAGGAAACCCGCCCAAGCGGCCCCTCGAGTCAAACCAGAGAGGGGGCGTAAACCAGACAGAGCCCCGTTGAAGAAGCCGTGGGAAAACACCAAACCAAGAGCTCGCTCCAAAAGCCGAGACCGCTCGCAGAGTCGTGCAAGAGTTGCTCCCGCACCTTCCGATCGGCTCAACTCCTCATTGGGTGGCAATGACACATTTGACTTTGACTGTGAGGAGGCAGTACATCTAACACCTTTCAAAGCAGTCAACAAAGCTGTTGAAAAACCATCACCGGGACCTTCGGTTACAGAGGAGGCCCAGCCCCATCCTGTTGCGATGGAGACCAACGACAGTTCCTCGGAAAGCGAGCCGGATGCAGACGATAGCCCGTACGTACCAAAGAGGAAATCAAGAAAAACTCGGAGTCCTCCACCCAGACGTGCTCGCTCCAAAAGACGCAGTGTTAACCGGGGGAAAGAAAATATCTCGCATAACTGTGCCGAAAGGGAGCACACGG AACAACACAGGACTGAAATTGCAGATGCTGGCTTACATCTATCAGATGCTCCTGATACAGACCCTCTGCCCCCAGTATCACCAGTCTGTGTTCTTCCAGAGaatttcagccaatcagatgcaGGCCAAGAGATCAGCCAAG CAGCACCTTTTGAAGTGGCGATAGAGTCTCTGATCCCTGTTACTCCTGGTGAAGAGGCAGAACTTATGATGATTGACAGCCCAATATTTGATTTTCCCAAGTGTCCTATCAACTCATCTGATCAGGAGAATAAAATGCCTTTGGTGATGAATAAGGGCAGAAGAAAGG CCTATCAGAATCCTGTATCTGCTCAAAGCACCCCTCAAGACTCCACTCGTAAGCGCCGTTGCACGAGCACCGTCAACTACAAAGAGCCATCCATCAGCTC AAAACTTAGACGTGGGGACAAATTCACAGACACCCAGTTCCTCCGGTCTCCTATATTTAAACAGAAGCCCACGTCCCGTCGAAGTTCAATTAAAAAGATGGAAAAGTACAACGAGTCTTTTGTGGGCTGTCGTTAA
- the rpl14 gene encoding large ribosomal subunit protein eL14 has protein sequence MRSFETEASSFRSGSSLVLFLPRSAIMVFKRFVEIGRVAFIAFGPHEGKLVAIVDVIDQNRALVDGPCTGVRRQAMPFKCLQLTDYVIKVPHSARQKFVKRAWEKAEVSKKWEESSWAKKIEARKKRAAMSDFDRFKVMKAKRMRNKIIKHEVKKIQKAAAQKKA, from the exons ATGCGCAGTTTTGAAACGGAAGCCTCATCATTCCGGAGCGGAAGTTCTTTAGTCCTTTTTCTACCACGGTCTGCCATCATG GTGTTCAAGCGCTTTGTCGAAATTGGCCGCGTTGCCTTCATTGCATTCGGTCCTCATGAGGGCAAGCTGGTGGCGATTGTAGATGTCATTGACCAAAACAGG GCACTGGTAGATGGCCCATGCACAGGCGTGAGGAGACAGGCTATGCCATTCAAGTGCTTGCAGCTCACTGACTACGTCATCAAAGTACCTCACAG TGCTCGTCAGAAGTTTGTGAAACGTGCCTGGGAAAAGGCAGAGGTCAGCAAAAAGTGGGAAGAAAGCAGCTGGGCCAAGAAAATTGAGGCCAGAAAGAAG AGAGCTGCAATGTCTGACTTTGATCGCTTCAAGGTGATGAAGGCCAAGAGAATG AGGAACAAGATCATCAAGCACGAGGTGAAGAAGATCCAGAAAGCTGCAGCTCAAAAGAAAGCATAA
- the LOC141351479 gene encoding 1-acylglycerol-3-phosphate O-acyltransferase ABHD5-like — MRTDREDLVFSTSRSGWISSWLPSWCPTSLAHLKKAEDKILKEGRPVYALDLLGFGRSSRPIFGNDAQEVEEQFVQSLEDWRQSVGLEHMILLGHDFGGYVSTAYAMKYPNRVKHLVLVEPWGFMAKPNVQERWVPVWIKAIGAVMNPLNPLTLLRLA, encoded by the exons ATGAGAACAGATCGAGAGGATCTTGTTTTTTCAACAAGCAG ATCAGGATGGATCTCCAGCTGGCTGCCCTCCTGGTGTCCCACCTCTCTTGCACATCTTAAAAAAGCAGAAGATAAAATCCTGAAAG AAGGAAGGCCTGTATATGCACTTGACCTGTTGGGCTTTGGACGCAGCAGTCGACCAATCTTTGGCAATGATGCTCAAGAAGTAGAGGAGCAGTTTGTCCAATCTCTGGAGGACTGGAGACAGTCAGTCGGATTGGAACATATGATTCTACTTGGCCATGATTTTGGGGGTTATGTGTCTACAGCCTACGCAATGAAATATCCTAACAG AGTGAAGCACTTGGTGTTGGTGGAACCGTGGGGGTTTATGGCAAAACCAAATGTTCAGGAGCGCTGGGTTCCTGTTTGGATTAAAGCCATTGGTGCTGTAATGAACCCATTAAACCCTCTTACCCTCCTAAGGCTGGCATGA